ACAGGATCAGCCATTCCTTCCATTGCTGCTCCGCGGCATGGTGGATACGAAGAGCGGAAGATCTGAAACGGTAAAAACAACTTTTCAAGACATGCATCGCCTGCGATTTGAAAAAGGTAAAACACCTTCTATAGCAGAAATCCGCTTGGAAAATGAAATTAAACTAAACGGGACTGCTTTATTGGATCATCAGGGGAAATATGCTGATTCTCTGGACGCACAAGAGACGATCCTCCTGCAAATCTTGCAAAACCAAGCTAAACACGCAGTCAGCCTTACACTCGCAATACCAGGACAGGCCAAACGAGGCCCTCTGAATACTGACAAGCTAAGTTTCAGTACAAACAAGGCAAAAACCCATATTAAAACAGCTTTTCATGATGGTCATTTCCAATTCGATCTGGCTGTCCACCTGTCAATTGCCTTAACCGAACGATTATTTCCTTATGATATGCACCATAAATCCACCGTGTTAGAAAAGGCCATTGCCGAGCAACTTAAGAAACAGTTCGAGGGCCTGATCGGCAAAATCCAGTCCCATCAAATCGATCCGATTGGATTAGGCATTCATGCACAAGCCTTCACTTATAAACCCTATAAAAAAGTGGAAGATCAGTGGGGAAGAGCGCTATCCGAAGCAAACATCCACCTGTCCGTCACAGTGACGATAGAGGGAGTGGGAACGATCAAGTGATAATAAAGAAAGAAGGTAGCGATGCCGATGAATAAACTGCTTCTTCCTATCCTGCTGCTTGCCGCCACGACCGGACTACTAACCGGGTGCGCCGATCGACTTGATATGGAGAACGCTTCGATTCCCTTGACACTCGGGCTGGATCTTGGACAAGACAACGAGCCCGTCATGTACTCCACCTTCCCTGTTTTCACCAAAAACTCCAAAAAGAAAACGCAAGAAACATCTGCGCGCGCACGGACCTTCCGTCAATCAAGAGCAGAACAGGATGCCCATTCAGCCGGTGTTTTCTCAGGCAGGAATTATCAAGTCTTCCTGATCGGCAAGCGGATGCTTGAGCAGGAGAATTGGTTTCAGATGCTCGATGTCATCTTCCGTGATTCCAAAAACACTGTATCGGATCGGGTTATTGTCTTCGATGGCCCGCTCGCCGATATCATTTATTTAAATCCCAAAGACCAACCATTGCTGCCGATTCTTCTGCGTGGCATGGTAGATACGAAGAGCGGCAAATCCGAAACGGTAAATACGAATTTGCAGGAACTGCACCGCCAGCTTTTTGAATCTGGCATGACGCCCTCTATCTCTGAGGTTCGTCTGGACGCCAAAAAGAATATTAAGCTGAACGGAACGGCACTGTTGAATCATCAAGGTAAATATGTCACTTCCTTGGATACTTCCGAGACCGTTCTTCTGCGAATCTTGCAAAACAAGGTCAAAAAATCTGCTAGTATTACGCTTTCTATGCCAGGTGAACCGGAACAGAAGCCATTTCATCTGGATAAAATCAGCTTTGCCACCGACCAGACAAGAACAGAAACGAAAACAATAACATCTACCCACCAAGGAGAATTTCACTTCGATATCATCATTAAAATGAAAATAAGTTTATTCGAAGTCCTATTCCCCTATGATATAGAGAATAAGACTCCCGAGCTTGAGCAACTGCTTAGTGAAGAGATGCAAAAGCAGTTCGAAAAACTTATAAAAAAAATACAACAACACGCCATTGATCCGGTTGGACTTGGCCTGCACGCACGTGCTTTTGAATATAAGGAATATAAAGCTGTAAAAAATGATTGGGGAAAGGCTCTGTCTAGCGCGGACATTCGGGTTCAAGTAAAAATAAAGATAGACGCTATGGGACCTGTCAAGTAATCTGCGGGAAGGAAGGGCAACCAAGGTGAAGAAATATGCTTATAACGAGATAACCCTTATGCAATTTATTTGTATCCTGTCAGGCGTTCAACTTAGCGTAGGCTTGCTAGCCCTTCCGCAGCGTCTTGCACAAAGGGCAGGAACGGACGGATGGATTGGCCTTCTTCTCATTTGGGTGTTTACTGTCATAGCGAATTTAATCATCGTCCGCGTCATGAGTAGCTATCCGCAAGGAACCATGATGGACCTGTTAACTCATTATTGTGGCCGCTGGGTGGGAAAAATCGCCGCTGTGCTTCTTGCCCTTTACTTCTTTTTATATGGTTACGTCGGCATCACGAGAACGATTCTCTATGTCAAGCAGTGGCTTCTACCGCAAACTTCCACATTTCAGATTATGTTATTGCTTCTCATCCCCACTTACACAGTTGCCCGGAATGGTCTTCGTATTGTTGGGCGATACGCGGAACTTGTTTTCTTTATTTCCCTATGGATTCCTTTTGCTTATCTGCTGCCCCTTCAGGATGCTCAGTGGCTCTATTTGCTGCCGGTTCTCAAAGAAGGCTGGCTGCCTATCCTCAGCGCGGCAGAAATCGCCTTCCTCTCTTTTTCAGGGATCGGAATTACAATGGTCCTGTATCCTTTCCTGCTGCACAAGCGGCAAGCGTTCGCAGGTGTCGCCATCTCGAACACCGTGTCGATGCTGGTGTTCCTAATGATCTCACTGATTTGTTTCGTCTATTTCAGCCCTAGTGAAATTAAGGAATATAACGAACCTGTCGTCAATGTACTCAAAAACATCGA
Above is a genomic segment from Paenibacillus sp. HWE-109 containing:
- a CDS encoding Ger(x)C family spore germination protein, which translates into the protein MSKCWLHVFIAISVLLISGCNDRLDLEDAAFPLLGGYDLDEKNNLLTYVTVPEFSKSARKKTQELGVRAKTLQQARQQSDAYWPAVFQGRKMLVILVSKRLLAHVDWFRILDVFSRDAKNPLTCRMIMYDGPLSEVIYLNQQDQPFLPLLLRGMVDTKSGRSETVKTTFQDMHRLRFEKGKTPSIAEIRLENEIKLNGTALLDHQGKYADSLDAQETILLQILQNQAKHAVSLTLAIPGQAKRGPLNTDKLSFSTNKAKTHIKTAFHDGHFQFDLAVHLSIALTERLFPYDMHHKSTVLEKAIAEQLKKQFEGLIGKIQSHQIDPIGLGIHAQAFTYKPYKKVEDQWGRALSEANIHLSVTVTIEGVGTIK
- a CDS encoding Ger(x)C family spore germination protein; the encoded protein is MNKLLLPILLLAATTGLLTGCADRLDMENASIPLTLGLDLGQDNEPVMYSTFPVFTKNSKKKTQETSARARTFRQSRAEQDAHSAGVFSGRNYQVFLIGKRMLEQENWFQMLDVIFRDSKNTVSDRVIVFDGPLADIIYLNPKDQPLLPILLRGMVDTKSGKSETVNTNLQELHRQLFESGMTPSISEVRLDAKKNIKLNGTALLNHQGKYVTSLDTSETVLLRILQNKVKKSASITLSMPGEPEQKPFHLDKISFATDQTRTETKTITSTHQGEFHFDIIIKMKISLFEVLFPYDIENKTPELEQLLSEEMQKQFEKLIKKIQQHAIDPVGLGLHARAFEYKEYKAVKNDWGKALSSADIRVQVKIKIDAMGPVK
- a CDS encoding GerAB/ArcD/ProY family transporter — its product is MKKYAYNEITLMQFICILSGVQLSVGLLALPQRLAQRAGTDGWIGLLLIWVFTVIANLIIVRVMSSYPQGTMMDLLTHYCGRWVGKIAAVLLALYFFLYGYVGITRTILYVKQWLLPQTSTFQIMLLLLIPTYTVARNGLRIVGRYAELVFFISLWIPFAYLLPLQDAQWLYLLPVLKEGWLPILSAAEIAFLSFSGIGITMVLYPFLLHKRQAFAGVAISNTVSMLVFLMISLICFVYFSPSEIKEYNEPVVNVLKNIEFKFIERIEVVFISFYLFMFSLSWIPTFHASAFCVSWMLGKPDHRNPLRVIWLILAAGTLLFMPSFTQNDMMGRWLSKIAFGFEDAIPVCLLIYLWTKKE